DNA sequence from the Lodderomyces elongisporus chromosome 5, complete sequence genome:
CAATTTAAGCAAATCCATTGGCAGTTTATGTGGCTGGTGAGGATTTATCTGCGCAATTTGTGGAGTAGATAGAAACTGGTGAGGATTGGATTTCGaaaattcaatttgttgttgctgtgtTGGTTGTGGAGTGAAATTATACGGCGACCCAACTACCGATGACCCAACGGGAGATTGTGGTGGAACACCAACATGTAAAGACCTATTCATTCGACCATTCAAGCTCGAAAGCGAAACGATTGAATTCCTTGGTGATAGAGACTGGCTATTTTCTCTAGTAAACATCGGGCGGCTTGCAATAGAGGTACCTGATCGAATAGAGTAAAAGTCTTCTGAGTCGCTATCGCTGAGCATGGCACTTGACGGTGTTCTCACCAAAGGTATTCTGCTGTTTGTCGTTGAGTTTGAGGTAATCGAGTCTATAGATGATTTCCTTCGACTGTGAGACTGTCCCGAGCTGCTCAAGTTCACTATTGATGAGCGGTGGGAGGTAGAGGCAGGAGGCATTTCGTATGGAACCTTCCAAAAGGGACCCTGTATTGGCGGACTAGTTGCATTTGAGTTTCCTTGCCCTTGcccttgttgttgctgttgttgctgtggtggtggtggtgcttgTGATGATGGAGCTTGTGGTGTTGCTTGAGTTTGTGTTTGAACATAATTTGAAGAAGGAAGCGGACGTTGTGCATTTTTTGGGCTTAGTTGATCGGGCTCATAGTTTATAGTACCAGAACTTTGAATACCTGGAACAGATTTTGGTAGATAACCCATCAATGGTGGAAGCTTGATTGTACCACCGAGCGACGAGAGCGATTGTGAATGTGGTCGGTTTTGCAGATTAGTCAGGTTAGAACTAGAATGTGAATTTTTACCATCGTCCAGTGCCAGCCCATCTGGTCTACTGGGTGAAATACCACTGGAAGTGTTTTGTTGTATGTGGTGGTTATATGATCCACCATCGCTAGAAAGCCGACTTTCACTTTTCCCATTGATTGCATCAATTCTATCTTCCAAATCCTTAGTATACCCCTTTGAAGGACCCCTTTTTAGTGGTGTCCGCGAAAAAGTACAGTTTTCCACATTCTTCTCACAATTATTGCAAATCTTTGTCACTTTGTTAAgagttgttgaaaattCTGCATTACATttgacttttttctttctgcaAGCGTCGCAAGCTCGAGAGATTTTGGATCGTTTTCGTGGTGGGTCGGCATTTCTCGGGTCTGTGTGAGATATTTCCGAGGCTGAAGAAGGGGTCACGACAGCTGGGTTGGAGTGTAAAGTGGATGGCATAGCTCCACTTTGACCTTGAGCCCTTTCTCTTGTACCATTCAGCAagtgttgatgttgatgttgttgttgttgttcgtTTTTTGGTTCGTTTTTTGGTTCGTTGGACACGGGGTTGCGTGGGGTATTTGAAGGCACCCCGGTGATAGATGACTGACCAGTATCGGAAagaatgttgttgatggaaAGTATCAGCCTAGAGGCTGACTGCGTATGTGAACTCATCTACTACTGATTGATCAACTGGGAGGGGGGGACCAAAGTTTAGAGAGAAATGGTtgtgaaaataataatgatgattaaaaaagagacaataatgaaagatgatgaaataaagctggcttttttttttgattaaaAGAATCTATTCTTGATAAATATTCAGTATATTAATGGTCCTCCAACTttctcactcactcactcactcactcgtAAGTTTGAGTAAATAAAAACTcaatagaaaaataaaataaaaagacaaaaaaaaaaaacaattatgAGAATGTTTACACAAACGGAAATTTGGGGATTTCCTGGAGTAAGaagggaaagggaaagggaaagggaaggaaaaaaaagaaaaggaaaaatttggaggcggaaaaaaaaatccgagagcaaaaaaaagagagagagagagaaagagagagacgTAGAGTTAgcatataaaaaaaaaacaaagtatgaattatatatatatatgccGACGCTACCACGCGAGTGTCTGAGATCCGggggagaaagaaaaaaaaacaacattaAGTCCCGCATTACCCCAGACCACAACAGTCTGGGGGAAGGGAGGGGAAGGAGGGTGGAAGCAAGCTCACTCTTTAGCCgtatataaaatatatgTAAGTTCATCAAACACATTAAATTTATCAATCTATGAAATATTACTTCTGCcctattttttcaatatatcTTATACAATTTTACATCTACTTATATCCTTCTTTTACCCTAAACTTAGACATATATCCCATTCCCTAATCATATTCATAAATCCCAAGtgttcttcatcttccCCATTGTTTCTCCGATCCCAAATCTCAAACAAGATCTGCTTCGATCTCCAATAATTCGGTTGGTTTCGATAACATTCAAAGTCCCATATTTGTCTAATCCGTTCCTGCCTCATAGTACCTACAGCAATAGATCCGCACATTAATAAGTTCCAAAACATTGGCCTATACTGTAGCTGGAGTTTTTGTGAAACTCTTATGGCACACTCCAAATACATGAGACATTTATCCACCAAATCTTGATACTGTTCAGCGCAaaaattcttcttcattaaTTTGTGATGACATATTATAACTGCATAATGGAAAGAATTGACATTGTTGATCAAGAACTCGTGGAAAGAATTGCTTGGATCGAGTGACCAGTTCAGCCGCGTATGATTCCAGTTGATGATCCTATCCTCGACCTCTGCTGAAATTCTGGGGAAGTTTCGTGGAAACACATTCCGTAGATTAAAAATATTCTTGTGATTGGCAAGATGAATCAGTTCATGgaaaataagaagaagatcaCGAGGGATACCAAACATGAGATAAATTAAATCAGCATCAAACATTGAAGTAAATTTTGTTGCAATGTATGGAGTGAACTTCATCTTGTGCGATGGTCCAAGCTCAGACGCAGTTGTCACCTCGTATGCGTCTttaaactttttgttttgttcaaaaCTAATAGTGTAAGCAGTTGGGACGTATTTCGAAACACCCGAACCATCGGTTGTTATCATATTTTTGATGGTGGGTTGCATCTGCACAGTTTGCTCATCATtagcatcagcatcagcatcaacGTTGATACCCATATCGTCGTCGCTGTTGTTTTGGTATACTTTGtcaaaatcatcatcatcatcatcatcgtcactATCCACCAGACTAATGAGGTTGTAATCGTCTTTTAAATCTCCATAATTGTGCTCAATATCTTTGTCATTGATCTGATAATTAACCGTGTTTACGGCTTGCGTGCTCTCGTACATAAAATActtgagtttgaaaatgtttATCAAAAGACGATTTATCGTCTCCATCCTCTTTTTAGattcaaattttgttttgataaCAAGATCTCCTATAGCATATATCAAGtccaaattttcaaatacgCTAAAGAAATTATCGAGCTCAATTTGAAGGATAAGTGCTAGTAATAGCATAGTGTCGTAATCGGCCATGGCATACTGCACCAGCGGCACAGACAGCGcctgttgttctttttgaaactcGGATATTTCATCAGCATCGTCAAGGTGGCGGTTAAGTAGCTTGATGCTTATTTTCCGCAATTCCATACTTATGCGTAAGAACTCATCAACTTCGTATACATTGTCATCGCTTTCATTGTTATCACTTTCATTGTTATCActttcatcatcttcatagTCCTCGTTAGATTTGACATtagtttcattttcatcgtTAAAGTTgcaaacattttttttaccaaGACAAGTTTTCCTCGACAAATTGAAAGCACTTAGCCCAAGAGTAAGGCAAATGATACATAGCTTTATGCTCGCTAGTAGATGGCGATGATCAATTTTATCATGGTCAttatcatcgtcatcaccTTTATTATTGATGTAGCTATTCCCGCCAGTCTCCTCAAAGTCgtcctcttcatcatcatcctccTCCGCGTCCGCGTCCTCGTCGTCATTGTAAtccttctctttgtttGCTACAACTGTGTCTGCCTCCACAATTTCCTCCCAATAGGCAAACTCCCAACATACAAACTCGCCCACAATCAGCTTAATAAATGGTAGCAAGATGATGTCAATGTAGTTATTTTCAAACCCTACTCGCGATATGGAAATAAAATCCAGTCGAAAGTTGTTTAATAGTGTGCGGAACAATGCATGTATCACCAAGTTTTCACCTTGTTTTTTATACAATTTATTATTCACCATCTTGGCATTGGCTAGCCAATCGTCATCGGAATCGACATTGGGGAAAAATTTAGGGTATAAAATGTGCATCATATTCTGCTCGTTGAACTTGTAATCTGGCCCCTTGATCGCCAAAATAGTTAGCTTGGCATAGTTTATGAGATCGTAATGAACATTGGCTCGATTGGTTTTGCTAAATAAAGTTCCGTGTGAATTCTTTCGAGATGACGTGGAGGCCGATGAAACTTTAGTGATGACTTTGCCTTGCTTTTGaccaatttcattttcatcttcattttcattttcattgttATTTGTAGTTATTCGCATTCGTTTTGGCGGTGGCTCGAGATTCAGCAGCAGGTGTGAGTCTATATCGCTAATATTTACACCACGGTCTAgcttgcttcttttttgaaaatggaaGCATCGAAAAGGTCCTACACATCCTTTACCAAATAGAACCACGGAGTTTTCAATCTCTTCCAAAATGTCATTTAATTGCTGGTATGTTTCATAATTCATGCTTTGTGGAAACTTCATCAACTCAATACTTCTCCTTTGAAATGAATCTAAATCATCGCCCATTTTCAAAGTAATCATCTCGCCATCTTTTTCCGATATCGATATAGGATTACTCCAGCCTAATCTTATCTCATACCCTTGACATTTTCGGCCCAGTTTTGCGCAACGCGTACAATATGGCTGGGTCAAGTCACATTTGACTTTACGACTACGGCATGTCCAGCATCCATTGAATGTCCGGCCCTTTTTTGGCATTGaaggtgaaaaaaataaagatggGAACTATAACTAAAACATAATGTTGACACGAATAGgcaaaataacaaaaaaaaaaaaaaaaaagaaaaaagtttgtggagagaaaaagaaagcgCAATATGGGAATGTAATCATAAGTAGAATaatagtgaaaaaaaaaaaatctttaaacaaatataataatatttatcatagtaatagcagtagtaataataataatagtgataGTGATAGTACATTATattcaaaagcaaaaaaaaagggtcTACACGCAATTTGAAtttcaaacaaaagacTTAGTTGAGATTGGAaaacattttcatcaaaaatCAATTATGAGCTTTACTACGTTGCCAATACAGACATTTGAAGAGTTTGATCCTTCGGTTCCCGTGGTTCTTCCTCATGAAAAAGTCTATTCCATCCAAGTTGGGTATAGGTTATTCCGATTGAGCGGGTTATCACTTTCATCAGATTCACCGTCCTATTTCACTAAATTTTTTAGCGAGCCAGAGAATGAAGAGAAAGTCTTGTTCTTTGACAGGAGCCCCAGGGTATTTGAAAAGATATACACACATTTACAAGGTTATTCCATCAATGTCGAAGAGGATTTTGAATTCATGCACCTCTGGAGCGATGCCTGTTATTTCGGATTAACAGGATTAAGAAAAGTGTTAACAGAACACGATTATTTTGCCACCGTTGGTACTGAACGATTCAAGATCCCCAAGGCATTGCTTCAAGGGCAAGGAAACTACCCCAACTACTTTTCCATCCATTCAGAAAGACTTTATTTCGACAATTTGGctcttgttgaaaaaaagaatatgctcagaccaccaccacagaGACCGTGCATTGTATCGAACCGCTCGCCGGAATTGTTTCGGGACTTGTTGGAGATTTTACGTGGGAACATTTTAGTGATCAAAAGCAATGAGCATAGACAGTTGCTTATCAAGGAGGCAAAATACTACCGGTTTATGGAATTGGAACAAAGGATATTGCAACACAAGGTCTTGGCTGCCGGTATTGTTTTAAATTTGAATGATATTGCAAGAAAGGGATTGGTGAATGATTCTCCAGCAGATAAACTGAACGAAATACCACTAAGATATTCAAGACCATATATAGATGAGCCCAAGCGAGACCTCATATTCCAAATTGATAACTCATTGGAGAACCAAGGCGATGTTAAATTAAAGTTGaataagaaaacaaaaattgttaCCGCAGTGTTTACAAAGAAAACTTTTGCAAAGTATTTGAAAGCATTTGGAAATTTAAAAGAGGGTGTAATGATGGAGAAAGATTCTGCAACATTGTTTGTTGGGTTCAATAATCTGTCCACGGTCATCAATGGCCGCGAGATGAAACAGTGTTGGGTTAGCGACTTGATCGGTGATAACATTCCATTCACTAATGGAACAGATGAGCCAGAAGGTAAAGAAGCACCttcaaaaaagaggaaattaTCAGATGACATAAAAGGAGAGATAATTGAATTGTATTTACGCAAATCGTTATGGAAAGTAATGATGCGAGGGCCTCTCGCACGTCTTGAGGCAGTGACATTAGATGCAGTAACGACATTAAAGGAAGATAAGGTCGAGTTTCTATAGAactaaaaaggaaataagGGAAATGAAAGGACTTCAATGCTAATATGATTactttttctgtttcatatttttttaaaaaagtacttttgttttttttttgttttgttccgTTTAAGGGGATGAAGCAGTGATACCAACAACGGAGTAACACTTTTTCCgtttccttcctttttttcttcttccacttCCCCTTCCCATTAGTTAcacaaatttcaaattgaatCCAGCGTACATATATCGCGAAACAAAACTCACACAAGCTCCAACAAAGGCGCAGCATGTTAAAAAGTAAACCAAGTGGTCAAAGCTTTCTGGTGTCTTATTTGTAATTGCACCTGCAATTGGTAAACCAAACAAGTCTCCAAGAGACAATATGAAAAACGCCGTGCCCAAACCCTTCCCCACGTCAGCTGTTCTCACAATTGAAGTAACAAGACTTGCTGAAAGACTCAAAACTGAACCACTCgtgaaaccaaaaaaaccagcaaacacaaacaatgcTTTCAAATGGTGACCAAAGGGAACCCAGACGACGCAAAAAATGATTAGCGACATGACATTAATAATGCAGAATGTGTTGAACCGACCAAGTCCATGGTCTGCGGCAAAACTTGGAATAATTCTACCTGGTATACTAAATGAGTTGAATACCACGATTAGCAAATATGACTCGCTCTCGGAATATCCACGCACCGTCGCATATGTGGGAAGCTCAACCATTGATATAAGAAATGCCAATCCGTTAAAGAGCAAACCAGTGACGATGATAGCAAATAATGGATTTCGTATCAAGATCTTGAAATCGATAGAGTCGTAAATTTGTTTCACCATGTGGTCATCAGAAGGTTCGTGAAATTCTTCCTTTCGATCTCTCACCAAGAGCCAGCCTATTAAGAGAAAGAATAGGCATACAAACGCTCCGATTCTTATTGTCCACCCGAATCCGACTATAGGGAATAGTTTTCGGAAAAGTAAAGGGAAAATCACACCGCCAACACCGCCTCCTGTGTACGCCAGCCCTACTGCCAATGCTCTCTTCTTTAAGAACCAGTGGCTCAAACATGCTACAAATGGGCCAAACGTGAGCGCTGCTCCTATACCTGCAAGCACTCCGTAAGCGAGTATAAATTGCCAAACTGTGTGACACCAACTGGTGCAAAGTAAACCAACAAACATGAGTATGCTTCCTATAAGGACTGGCACTCTGCATccaaacttgtcaaaaatgACCCCTGAGATCAAGCAACCTCCAAATGCGAAAAAACTGTATAGTGAAAAGATCCATGCAATTGTGCTTTGTGGCTCATGTTTGAGTATATTCTCTGACAAGTATGTAGATATGACTCCTCCCGTGTTGACGAACCCCAAAGTCCCGATGAGACCTATAAATGATCCGAGCAAAGTTGTCATTGCCGTGCGATTCCAGCCGTCGGGAAACTTTGATGGATCGTCTAACAAGTGCGCATTGGCAGCATCTATATGATTCAAATTCTCATTCCTTTGAACGGAGAGGTCTGGATTAGGCTCACTCAGTGGAGCGTCAACTTGAGAAGAGACGCCGGATGCACTGCTCGATAAGACACATTCTTCATCTGAAACTTCCTTGCTAGCAGTCATGAGAATTGCGTTCctggtgttatttttttattttttattatcaatGTTATTGTTTCTGCTGTATAATtgatttctcttttttgctctttaaAACTTTAACTCCTTTGATATTAAAAGCCACACGGTGTGATGTTTCAAAAGTTTTGTATATTCATTCAAggtaaataaaaataatcacTTGGTATTTACCACAAAGGATATGTCTTCTTTTATATACCACTTTAGCCAGAatttaagaaaagaaaaaaaaagagaaaaagaaaaagaaaagaaagtatAGCactgtttttcttttccgcTTTAGCAGTGAGATGGCTGAatcaagatgaagaaaagtgggaaaaaaaatattaaaataaaaaaatataaaaatataaaaagagaaagaggaatTTTTGTGTGGCACAAATGCGTAAATGCGCACTCACTTAGATGACAGCTGTATTCAATTACGCAATTTTTTAGTTACTATTAGATAAAAGCGCAAACAAAAGGGACTTACGTCAAAGCTTAAAAAgggaagaggaaaaaaataaaacaacaagTAGTATAATTTAAGTGTTTAATTAGATAAATAGACAAATGGATATAActatttattttccaattgAGCAAATTATTTTACGGAGATTGCCGATATATTACAATTGAAAACTATAGTTTTATTGTTTGTGAATTTTGGTTCTCTCCgccatttttttatttaatatCCTTTTACAAAAACTTCAAATGTAGAGAAATCTGTTGAAATATCGGCAAAGTGGAGGAACAAATCtcggaaataaaaatgtgAGTTCTTTGTCACCGGTTTGAATAGCCGCTTGAACAGCTATTGGGCCATAAAAATAGTAACCCCTAAATCAAAAACTAGTTTGATGGAAAAGATAGGtacaaacaacaactagAAATAACTAAAATACATTCTAATTCAAAATTAAGGTAAAAACTAAAGACTGAAAACTGACATTTCtaataataaaaacaaattaataCACAAACCGACAAACtgaaaaaggagaaagggTGAAATTGCTCAAAAGCTAAAGATCATAAGGTGTAAGgggtttttttcttattctctCTAATACCGAGCAACGGGTTCAGTTGGTTGCGGGTAATTGAGTTGCTGTGATGTCAACTGTGCAGGATTAGTTGTGCTTGCAATGTTTGCTGTGTTTGCTGTAGTGTGTGCTTGAGCTGGGTAAGATACTGGTGCTTCTCGTTGGaaatgttgttgctgaCTAGCAAAGTGTTGGTTTGCCAACTGCTGATTTTGCATAATTGGCTGGTTCTGCATCACTGGCGAGTTTACATATGTGTACGAATCATTGCCATCTGCTGCATCTGCTGCACCTCCCAATATGTCTTGATGGCCCATTTGTTCTTCCCACTTGGCGCCCACCTGTTGCTCATAATCCAATTCGTTTGTTTGATAAATTTCAGGGTGTCTTGCTCTATATTTCCGTACAGCACTTGGGATCAAGTCGACTGACCAAAGCACCAACAATAAACCATACCAGAAACATATGGTCCACTCAAATCTTGCTGATCTCGAGTCGTTTCCCGTATTCATATAGTAACCAAACGCTGCTGCAAAACAGATTGCAGCAAGGATCCAGATAATCTTGGCCCAGAAACCGATATAGTACAAGTTACCACGGCGCGATGTGCCAAACACTGTCGTTCTGTGTACGGGATCTAATTGGTCGCCCCTGGTACCAAAGATATAGGTGATTCCGAAATCGCAACAGCATgcgaaaaagcaaaaggcAATAAAGATACCAACCATGGACATGTGCACCGAGTGGAAGTTTTTGGTATTGAAGATGGAGACAAAGAGGATACCCAATTGTCCAATGGTTGCCATAATGATACTTGCAATCGCCAATCTTGGTTGATGGTGTGAGATATATGGTTGAATCTTGTGTTTTTTCCTCAAATACATtcccacaaccaaagtaCCCACAAAGAATATACCTTGGAATCCGGCACATGAGATGAACAATGGTTGCAAATTTGTAGCACCGATATCGGAAAGGTAGACTGGGTTTTGGTAGTCACCATTCATAAACTTGTAGATAGGTCTACCTTGGGCACCCCAACATGCAAGCATGGCTATAAGCATACCCCACCATACTATCAAAGCGATAATTGGGATTAAGTAGTAGTGGATGACCTGAAATCTAACGATTGGCTTCTTTACTTTgccatttttttcactaCTCCTACTCATCGCTagtcctttttcttctctctgaTTTATAAACTAAATTCAGTTATTTTGAagtattaaaaaattaaaaaaaaaaatgtgtCAATGGACTTTTGGATAGATTGGTCtgtgttggtggtgttaaAGAGTAGGATTgcggttgttgttgttgtgatgctgctgctgctggtaTGGAAGGTGGTTACAAAGATATCTAGTTCTTTTCAAGAAGAACAATTGAACCTTGAAAGTAAAGAGAATGTTAATCAAGaccaaaaaataataaaaagagatGTAAGGGCCAtttggtatatatatttatttacaaATTAACAGTTTTAACGCAGTTAAAAgaaggtttttttttcacattACTTGTATAGCCCAAAGCCGGTGATGACCACAAAAATTAGCAAGCAAGCAAACAagcaacaaacaaacaaagagtttggaaaataaaGTGACAGGTTTCAGtacaattttatttcattttttatttttttatttttttattttttttttctttgaattCGAGAAGCGTAAGAAACTTGAAATTGCAAAGATGattaaagaacaaaaagtgCGCGAGTCTATGACGTAAGTCGATGAGTAAAGAAAGAGTGTGTGAATCGGTATGGCTAAGTCGATGAGTTTAGTCCTGGGTGATAAATATGAGGATAAGCAAGGTATATATGTGATAAGATACACGGACTGGTGAAATTGGACCGTGTTATGGTCATTccattattttattattttttcttcatcaa
Encoded proteins:
- the ARG83 gene encoding Putative transcription factor, with the protein product MPKKGRTFNGCWTCRSRKVKCDLTQPYCTRCAKSGRKCQGYEIRLGWSNPISISEKDGEMITLKMGDDLDSFQRRSIELMKFPQSMNYETYQQLNDILEEIENSVVLFGKGCVGPFRCFHFQKRSKLDRGVNISDIDSHSSSNLEPPPKRMRITTNNNENENEDENEIGQKQGKVITKVSSASTSSRKNSHGTLFSKTNRANVHYDLINYAKLTILAIKGPDYKFNEQNMMHILYPKFFPNVDSDDDWLANAKMVNNKLYKKQGENLVIHALFRTLLNNFRSDFISISRVGFENNYIDIILLPFIKSIVGEFVCWEFAYWEEIVEADTVVANKEKDYNDDEDADAEEDDDEEDDFEETGGNSYINNKGDDDDNDHDKIDHRHLLASIKLCIICLTLGLSAFNLSRKTCLGKKNVCNFNDENETNVKSNEDYEDDESDNNESDNNESDDNVYEVDEFLRISMELRKISIKLLNRHLDDADEISEFQKEQQASSVPSVQYAMADYDTMLLLALILQIELDNFFSVFENLDLIYAIGDLVIKTKFESKKRMETINRLLINIFKLKYFMYESTQAVNTVNYQINDKDIEHNYGDLKDDYNLISSVDSDDDDDDDDFDKVYQNNSDDDMGINVDADADANDEQTVQMQPTIKNMITTDGSGVSKYVPTAYTISFEQNKKFKDAYEVTTASELGPSHKMKFTPYIATKFTSMFDADLIYLMFGIPRDLLLIFHESIHLANHKNIFNLRNVFPRNFPRISAEVEDRIINWNHTRSNWSLDPSNSFHEFLINNVNSFHYAVIICHHKLMKKNFCAEQYQDLVDKCLMYLECAIRVSQKLQLQYRPMFWNLLMCGSIAVGTMRQERIRQIWDFECYRNQPNYWRSKQILFEIWDRRNNGEDEEHLGFMNMIREWDICLSLG